A region of the Gemmobacter fulvus genome:
CCGTGACCGCGATCAGGCGCGGCGCGTGGCCGAAGCGCCGATGAAAAGTTACCTCGCGGCGGCGGTGGGGCTGGTCAAGCAATATGCCTGGGCCTTCCCGGCGTTCAAGAAACCGCAAGGCGTTGACAACCCGATGGACATCGACCTGCGCAGCCTGAGCGCCGAGGAAAACGAGGCCATTCTGGATTTCGCCTTCCAGCGCTATTTCGAAGAGTCCGGCCTATTCGGCACGGTCGAGGATGCGCTGGCACGGGTGGAAAGCCTGAAACGTATCGGCGTCACCGAAGTGGCCTGCCTGATTGATTACGGCATCGCGCCGGATGTGGTGATGGAGGGGCTCTATCCGCTGGCCGAGGTGTTGCGCCGCGCCAATGCCGGGGCGGGGCCTGCGGCGGATGATTTCTCGATCGCGGCGCAGATCCTGCGCCATGGGGTGACGCATCTGCAATGCACCCCGTCGATGGCGCGCATGATCATGCTGAACGACGAGGCGCAAGGGGCGCTTGCCTCGGTCAAGACCCTGATGCTGGGCGGCGAGGCCCTGCCGGGGGCGTTTGTGTCGGATCTGCGCAAGGTCACGCAGGCGCGGATTGAAAACATGTATGGTCCGACCGAAACGACGATCTGGTCCACCACCGAAACGGCGCAGGGCGGCGAGGGTGTGGTGAACATCGGGCGTCCCATCGCCAATACGCAGGTCTATGTGCTGGACGGTGGGCAGCAGCCGGTGCCGCCTGGTGCTGCGGGCGAATTGTGGATCGGCGGCGATGGCGTGACGCGCGGCTATTGGCAGCGCCCCGATCTGACGGCAGAGCGGTTCCTGCCGGATCCGTTCATCCGTGATGGCGCCTGCTCCTGGGGCGCACGCATGTATCGCACCGGCGATCTGGTGCGGCTGCGCGGCGATGGCAAGCTCGATTACCTTGGCCGCGCCGATTATCAGGTGAAGCTGCGCGGCTACCGGATCGAACTGGGCGAGATCGAGGCCGCGCTTGAGGCACAGCCGGGCGTGCAGCAGGCCGTGGTTCTGGCGCGCGAGGACAGCCCCGGCGATCTGCGGCTGGTCGCCTATATCACCGGCGCGGCGCAAGAGGCCGCGTTGCGCGCGGCGCTGGGTGCGCGTTTGCCCGAGCATATGATCCCGGCGCATTTCGTGACGCTGGACCACTTTCCGCTGACGCCCAACCGCAAGGTGGATCGCAAGGCGCTGCCTGCGCCACAGGCACAGGCCGCCGTGGCCACCTATGCGGCGCCGGAAACCGGGCTGGCGGCGCAGCTGGCGGTGATCTGGCAGCGGGTGCTGGGGGTGCCACGGGTGGGGGCGAAGGACAATTTCTTTGCGCTGGGTGGCCATTCCCTGTTGGCGGTGCAGGCGCATCGGGAAATCCGCGACACGCTGGGCCTGACCAAACTGTCGATCACCGATATCTTCCGCTTCCCCACACTGTCGGCCTTGGCCGATCATCTGGACGATGCGCCGAAAGCAGCGGTGGCGGCGGCGGCACCCGCGCCGGGGCTGGCTGATCGTGCGGAAAACCGGGCGGATGCAATGGCGCGCCGCCGGGCGCTGCGGGCAGGGCGGCTGGATGCCTGATCTTGCTGGCCTTGCCGCCTGTGCCCGTGCCCTGCTTCCCCCCGGCACCGGCATTGGTGCCACCGATCCGCGCGACCGGCACCCCGCCTTTCCGGGCGAGGATATTGCGGGCGTGCCGCTGCGACTGGCTGAATTCCGTGCCGGGCGGGCCGCCGCCCGCGCCGCCATGGCTGAGCTCGGCCTGCCGACCTTTGCCGTGCCGGTAAAGGACGACCGTGCGCCGCGCTGGCCTGCCGGGCTGTGCGGCTCGATCAGCCATAGCGAGACGCTGTGCCTTGCCGCCGTGGCGGTGCTGTCGCCTTTGCGCGGCATCGGGCTGGATCTGGAAGAAGATGGCCCGCTGGAAGAGGATCTGCGCACCGCTATCCTGCGCCCGGAAGAAAGCCATGTCAGCGCCGAAGAGGCGATGCTGATCTTTTCCGCCAAGGAGGCCGCCTACAAGGCGCAATATCCGATGTCGCTGTGCCTGTTCGGCTTTGATGCGCTGTCGGTCCATCTGGATCACGCCAACCGCAGCTTTACGGCGCGTTTTACCACCGAAATCACCCCTTTTCCGATGGGATATGTGCTGCATGGCCGCTATGCCCATGTGCAGGACCATATTCTGACGGCGGTGACGCTCTGAGGTTTTCTTGCCCTCCGGGGCAGGATATAGGGGATTATGCGACAGACCCTGACCGAGATTTACGAGGCCCGCGTGGCCGATGGCCACCTGCGGGCAGACCCGGCACAACATGCCGTGCTGCCGGTTCTGGAAAGCCTCCGCGTCTGGCTTGAGGCCAATCCCACCCGGAAAACCGGCCTGTTCGCGGGCCTGTTTGCCAAGCCGGTGCCGCCGCCCAAGGGCTTGTATCTTTGGGGCGGGGTCGGGCGCGGCAAATCCATGGTGATGGATCTGTTCGTGGAACATCTGGAGATTGCCGCGAAACGCCGGGTGCATTTTCATGCCTTCATGCAGGAAATTCATCGCGGCATGCACGCGGCGCGGCAGCGCGGGGTCGAGGATGCGCTGGCCCCGGTGGCCGATGCCGTGGCGAAAGAGCTGCGCTGCCTTGCCTTTGACGAGATGCAGATCACCGACATCACCGATGCGATGATCGTGGGGCGGCTGTTCCAGATGCTGATGGATCAGGGCGTGGTGATCATCACAACCTCCAACCGCCCGCCCGAACAGCTGTACAAGAACGGCCTGAACCGGGCGCTGTTTCTGCCGTTCATCGCGTTTCTGAACAGCAGGATGCAGGTTCACGCGCTGGAAAGCCCGCATGATTACCGGCAGCACCGGCTGGCGGGGGCGCAGGTGTATTTTCATCCGGCGGGCAAATCCGGGGCGGCGATTGATGCGATCTGGCGCGATCTGTCGGGCGGTGGCGCGGGCGAGCCGCTGCGCCTGCCGGTGAATGGCCGCGAGGTGGAGCTGCCACGGTTTGCCAATGGTGTGGCGCGGGCAACCTTCTGGGATCTTTGTGCCAAGCCGCTGGGGCCTGCCGATTATCTGGCAATTGCGGCAGCGGTGCGGGTGCTGATCCTTGAGGATGTGCCGCAGCTTTCGGCGTCGAACTATAACGAGGCCAAGCGCTTCGTGACGCTGATCGACGCGCTGTATGAGGCGAAGGTGCGGCTGATCTGTTCGGCGGCCGATGTGCCTGAACGGCTGTATATCGAAGGCACCGGCGCGTTTGAATTTGAACGCACCGCCTCGCGCCTGCGGGAAATGCAGGGCGCAGACTGGGGCAGCGCGTAAGAACTGGGGCAGCGCGTAACAGAAAAGGGCGGCCCGAAGGCCGCCCCAGTTGCGTGCCAGGAGAAAGGGTTTACGCCCGCACGAGTCCCGATTGGCCGCGCATCAGGGCGATATGCAGCACACCGCCCAGAATGGCCCCGATCACCCAGCCATAGCCTGACAGATTGGCCAGCGCCGGCACCCAGACCGTGGCAACTGAAAAGACTGCCGCCAGCGCAAAGGCGGTGATCGCCTTCATGTTCCAGCCATTGCTGTAGTGATAGGCACCCGACGGCGAGGCGTCATATAGCGCGTCCAGATTGATCTCTTGTTTGCGCACCAGATAGTAATCGGCCACGAGGATGCCATAGAGCGGGGCCAGAACCGCGCCCAGCGTATCGACGAAACCGGCAATCCCGATGGTCGAAATCAGCGGCACCCACAGCGCACCGATGAAAAACGCGATGACGGCGGTGATGATGCCCCCCATCTTGGCGCTGATCTTCTGCGGCGCCAGATTGGCGATGTCATAGGCGGGCGGGATGAAGTTGGCGACAAGGTTGATGCCAACGGTCGCGGCAAAGAAGGTGATCGCGGCGATGATGGTCAGCCAGGTATTGTCGACCCGGTCCACGATATCGGTGGGGTTGACCAGCTTTTCGCCAAACAGCACCACGGTGCCCGCCGTCACGAACAGCGCGATGAACGAGAAGATGGCAATGGATACAGGCAAGCCCCAGAAATTGCCGGTTTTCATCTGCTGTTCGGTTTTCACGAAGCGTGAAAAGTCACCGAAGTTGATGACCACAGCGGCGAAATAGGCGATCATCGTGCCGACCACCGCCACGAATGCGGCCACAGGCCCACGCGGATCGGTGGCCTCGCTGCCTTCAAAGATGGTGCCGAGGGCGGCGAAGATGCCGTTGCCCGCTTTCCACCAGATCACCAGCATCAGCGCGATCATCACCGCATAGACGAACGGCCCCGCCCAGTTGAGGAATTTGCCAACCCAGTCGATGCCCTTCATGAACAACGCCACCTGAAACACGCAGACGATCAGATAGGAAATCCAGCCGATCGCGGTCATGCCCAGGAAGGTTGCACCGCCCTCGACCCCCAGAATGGTGTTGAGCAGCAGCGTGACGGCTGTCGAGGCGAAATAGGTCTGCACCCCATACCAGAAAATCGCCACGATGCCGCGGATCAGCGCCGGGAACTTTGCCCCCTGCACCCCCATCGAGGCCCGCGCCATCACCGGATATGGGATGCCGTATTTGACCGAGGGTTTGCCGGTCAGGTTGACCAGCCACATCACGATGAACCCGGCCAGCACGATGGCGGCGAACACCGCCCAGCCGTTCAGGCCATAGGTCACGAACAGGCTGGCGGCGAGCGAATAGCCGAACAGCGACTGGATATCATTGTTCCAGACGTTGAAAATCTCGAACGCGCCCCATTTGCGCTGCGCGACCGGCAGGGGTGCGAGGTCTTCGTTATACAGCCCGGCGTCGCGTTGCGCCGTGCCTTGGCCCATCTGTGCCATGGAATCTTGTCCCTTCCCGTTGTGGCCCGGTATCGGGCCCTGTGTGCGGTCATTTGCCGCGCGGCCTGCCATTTGGCATTGCATCTGAAATGTTAGATGGAATATCATCAAAGATATATCCCGGCGAAACGTAAAACAGTTTTCGTAAAAACCTGAAAATGCGCGCCGGGGCCGGGAGGATGACGTGACCGACGACAAAGCATCGCTGATGGCCGATCAGGCCTTTCAGCGCCTGATGATTGCGCTGCGGCAGGGCACGCTGGCGGGCGGGCAGTTCGTGTCGATGCCGGTGCTGGTGGGCGATCTTGGCTTCCCGATTGCGGCGGTGCGCGAGGCGGTGAAACGGGCCGATGCGCGCGGCCTGCTGGAAATCCTGCCCAAACGCGGCGTGCTGGTGATGCAGGCCACAGCAGATGTGACCCGCGATTGCCTTGATATGCGTGCGGTGCTGGATTGCGAAGGCGCGCGGCGGCTGATTGCGGCGGGGGCGGTGCCGGATCTTGCGCCGCTGCGCGCGGCGCATGTCGCGGTGCTGGAGGCCGCGCGGGGCGGCGGGATCGCCGGATTGCCGCAGCGCGCCAAGGACACCGATCTGTCGCTGCATGATCTGCTTGCCACCGGGCTGGACAACCGCCCCCTCGCCGACGCCTATGCCGCGAACCGCGACAGGATTGCCGTGATCCAGAACACACGGCCCTTTCTGGCCGACCGGATTGCCTCGGCCATGGCAGAGCATTTGGCGATTCTGGATGCGCTTCAGGCCAGGGATGCGGCGCAGGCCTGTCTCGCCATCCGTTATCACTATGAACAAACGCTGCGCTGGTGGGGGGTAGAGCTGCTGGCCGCCTGATCACCCGGTCTTGCCAGCCCCGCCCATCGCGCGCATCCTCGGCCCATTCGCATGGGAGTGTTCTGGATGCGCCGTTTGCTGCCGCTGTTGTTTTTGCCCGCCCCGGTCTTTGCCGACACGATTGTTGCCCCTTCGACCGTGACGGCGGTCACGATCTATCCGCAGGGGGCCGAGGTGACGCGCGAGGTGCAGTTTTCTGCCCCCGCCGGGCGGCACGATCTGCGCATTGCGGATCTGCCTGCCTCTACGGTGCCGGATCTGATCCGGCTGGCGTCAGAAGAAACCGCGCTTGGCAGTTTCACCTTTCAGGAGGCCGGGCTGATTCCGGTGGATCCGCCCGCCATGCCGGATCTGGACGCGGCGATCAGCGCAGCGCAGGCCACCCGTGATGCGGCGGCACTTGCGCGCGACCGCATCGCCGCGCGGATCGAGGCCGCCGAGGCGCAGGTAGGGTTCCTGCGCGGCATGACAGCTGAGGTGACGAGCCAGCCCCCGGCAGAGATTGCCGCCCTGTCGCAGATGATCGGCAGCGAAGTTCTGGCCGCCCGCGAGGCGATGCTGACGGCGCGCGCCGAACAGGCCGCCGCCGACCGGGTGCTGGCCGAGGCGGACACGGCTTTGGCCGAAGCTCTGGCCGCGCGCGAGGAGGTGCGCGCCGCACAGGCCGACAAGGCGCAGCTGACCGTGGCCATCACGCAGGCGGCGGATGGCGCGGGCCGTCTGACCCTGCGCCATTTTGTCGAGGATGCGGCCTGGCGTCCGGTCTATGATGCGACGCTGATCCGCAGCCCGGCGCCTGCGCTGACGCTGAACCGGGGCGCCCTGATCAGCCAGTTTTCAGGCGAGGACTGGCGCGGGGTGGCGCTTACCCTGTCAACCGCGCGCCCGTCGGATCAGGCGGCCCCGTCGCTGCTCTGGCCCGAATTGCGTAGGGCCGAACTGCCGGAGCCGGAGCGCGCCTATAAAAGCGGCGCGATGGAGGATATGGCCGTCGCCGCCGCCCCGGTGGCAGAGGTCGAAACGGCCGTGCCCGCGATGCAGGGCGATGTGGTGGTCTATCAGGTGCCCGCAGCGGTCGATCTGGCCACCGGCGTCGCCGATCTGCGCGTGGCGCTGGGCGATCTGAGCTTCACGCCCGAGATCGAGGCCCGCGCCGTGCCGCGTGCCGACAGCACCGCCTTTGTCATGGCCACCTTTACCAATGGCGCGGAAATCCTGCTGCCGGGCGAGGTGGTCTTGCTGCGCGATGGCACACTGGTCGGGCGCAGCGCGCTGGAACTGACGCCCGCGCGCGGGGAAATCGAACTGGCATTCGGCGCGATTGACGGGCTGAAACTGACCCGCGACATGCCGCAGAACAGCCAGGGCGATGCCGGGTTCCTGTCCTCGGACACGGCGCGCAGCGAAGCGGCGCTGCTGCGGGTGGAAAACCTGACGGAAGAGGCCTGGCCGCTGCATGTCATCGACCAGATCCCCTATTCCGAACAGGACGAGCTGGCGATCACCTATAGCGCCACCCCTGCCCCGACCGAAACCGACCCGGACGGCGCGCGCGGGCTGCTGGGCTGGCGCTTTGATCTGGCGCCGGGGGCGGTGCAGGAGATTGCGCTGACGGTGCAACTGCGCTGGCCCGAGGGGATGGAGCTGCGCTGAGGGGTGACGGATGGCGCGATCACCGCGCCATTCGTTCAAGGATCAAAGGGCGACAAAAGCCTTCTGCGCTGGATCATATTGCTCCAGCACACCTGCGCCGATGTCATTCCACAGCCCGTGCAGCGTCAGGAATTCGGATTCCACCGCTGTGCGCACGAAGGGGAAGGTCATCAGGTTTTCAAGGCTGACCAGCACCGCCTGCTTTTCCAGCGCGCGGGTTTTCTGTTCCGCGGGCAGGCCCTGGACCCGTTCATAGCCGGGGCGCAGGATATCCATCCAGCGGCCGACAAAGCTGGACTGCTTTTCCAGCTCGGGCGCATCACCGGCGCACATGTCGAGGCAGCCCTTGACGCCGCCGCAGTTGGAATGGCCCATCACCACGACATGCGCCACTTTCAGCGCGGTCACGGCATATTCCACCGCCGCCGAGGTGCCGTGATTGCCGCCGTCCGGGCTGTAGATCGGCACAAGACCGGCGATGTTGCGGTGAATGAAGAACTCGCCCTCGTCCGCGCCGAAGATCGAGGTCACATGCACCCGGCTGTCGCAGCAGGAAATCACCATCGCGCGCGGATGTTGGCCGGATTCGGCAAGGCGGTGATACCAGGCCTTGTTGGAAGTATAGGTTGTCGCCTTCCAGCCATTGTAGCGGCTGATCAGATAGGCGGGCAGCGGTCTGGCGTGATCCATGAAAACTCCGTCAGATGTGCAGGCAAAAGTCTGTCCGTCTGAATATGCTGCAATTGCAGAAAATTCGAGGGGTTTATTTTGCCCGGCGCAACCTTTTGTTCAGCCTGTCACGGCA
Encoded here:
- a CDS encoding 4'-phosphopantetheinyl transferase family protein, with the protein product MPDLAGLAACARALLPPGTGIGATDPRDRHPAFPGEDIAGVPLRLAEFRAGRAAARAAMAELGLPTFAVPVKDDRAPRWPAGLCGSISHSETLCLAAVAVLSPLRGIGLDLEEDGPLEEDLRTAILRPEESHVSAEEAMLIFSAKEAAYKAQYPMSLCLFGFDALSVHLDHANRSFTARFTTEITPFPMGYVLHGRYAHVQDHILTAVTL
- the zapE gene encoding cell division protein ZapE, with the protein product MRQTLTEIYEARVADGHLRADPAQHAVLPVLESLRVWLEANPTRKTGLFAGLFAKPVPPPKGLYLWGGVGRGKSMVMDLFVEHLEIAAKRRVHFHAFMQEIHRGMHAARQRGVEDALAPVADAVAKELRCLAFDEMQITDITDAMIVGRLFQMLMDQGVVIITTSNRPPEQLYKNGLNRALFLPFIAFLNSRMQVHALESPHDYRQHRLAGAQVYFHPAGKSGAAIDAIWRDLSGGGAGEPLRLPVNGREVELPRFANGVARATFWDLCAKPLGPADYLAIAAAVRVLILEDVPQLSASNYNEAKRFVTLIDALYEAKVRLICSAADVPERLYIEGTGAFEFERTASRLREMQGADWGSA
- a CDS encoding NCS1 family nucleobase:cation symporter-1 is translated as MAQMGQGTAQRDAGLYNEDLAPLPVAQRKWGAFEIFNVWNNDIQSLFGYSLAASLFVTYGLNGWAVFAAIVLAGFIVMWLVNLTGKPSVKYGIPYPVMARASMGVQGAKFPALIRGIVAIFWYGVQTYFASTAVTLLLNTILGVEGGATFLGMTAIGWISYLIVCVFQVALFMKGIDWVGKFLNWAGPFVYAVMIALMLVIWWKAGNGIFAALGTIFEGSEATDPRGPVAAFVAVVGTMIAYFAAVVINFGDFSRFVKTEQQMKTGNFWGLPVSIAIFSFIALFVTAGTVVLFGEKLVNPTDIVDRVDNTWLTIIAAITFFAATVGINLVANFIPPAYDIANLAPQKISAKMGGIITAVIAFFIGALWVPLISTIGIAGFVDTLGAVLAPLYGILVADYYLVRKQEINLDALYDASPSGAYHYSNGWNMKAITAFALAAVFSVATVWVPALANLSGYGWVIGAILGGVLHIALMRGQSGLVRA
- a CDS encoding GntR family transcriptional regulator — encoded protein: MTDDKASLMADQAFQRLMIALRQGTLAGGQFVSMPVLVGDLGFPIAAVREAVKRADARGLLEILPKRGVLVMQATADVTRDCLDMRAVLDCEGARRLIAAGAVPDLAPLRAAHVAVLEAARGGGIAGLPQRAKDTDLSLHDLLATGLDNRPLADAYAANRDRIAVIQNTRPFLADRIASAMAEHLAILDALQARDAAQACLAIRYHYEQTLRWWGVELLAA
- a CDS encoding DUF4139 domain-containing protein, whose protein sequence is MRRLLPLLFLPAPVFADTIVAPSTVTAVTIYPQGAEVTREVQFSAPAGRHDLRIADLPASTVPDLIRLASEETALGSFTFQEAGLIPVDPPAMPDLDAAISAAQATRDAAALARDRIAARIEAAEAQVGFLRGMTAEVTSQPPAEIAALSQMIGSEVLAAREAMLTARAEQAAADRVLAEADTALAEALAAREEVRAAQADKAQLTVAITQAADGAGRLTLRHFVEDAAWRPVYDATLIRSPAPALTLNRGALISQFSGEDWRGVALTLSTARPSDQAAPSLLWPELRRAELPEPERAYKSGAMEDMAVAAAPVAEVETAVPAMQGDVVVYQVPAAVDLATGVADLRVALGDLSFTPEIEARAVPRADSTAFVMATFTNGAEILLPGEVVLLRDGTLVGRSALELTPARGEIELAFGAIDGLKLTRDMPQNSQGDAGFLSSDTARSEAALLRVENLTEEAWPLHVIDQIPYSEQDELAITYSATPAPTETDPDGARGLLGWRFDLAPGAVQEIALTVQLRWPEGMELR
- a CDS encoding carbonic anhydrase, translating into MDHARPLPAYLISRYNGWKATTYTSNKAWYHRLAESGQHPRAMVISCCDSRVHVTSIFGADEGEFFIHRNIAGLVPIYSPDGGNHGTSAAVEYAVTALKVAHVVVMGHSNCGGVKGCLDMCAGDAPELEKQSSFVGRWMDILRPGYERVQGLPAEQKTRALEKQAVLVSLENLMTFPFVRTAVESEFLTLHGLWNDIGAGVLEQYDPAQKAFVAL